CGATCATCGACCGAGCGCTGGAGAAGGCGAAGGGCGCTTCGGACGAGCAATATAATGAGCTGCGCTACGAGGGCTTCGGGCCGAACGGCTCGATGGTGATCGTTGATGCGCTGACGAACAACGTAAACCGTACCGCATCCGATGTGCGTGCATGCTTCACGAAGAATGGCGGCAGCATGGGCGTCAGCGGCTCTGTCGCTTATATGTTCGACCAGACAGCCGTTATTGGCGTAGCGGACAAGTCGATGGATGATGTACTGGAGCTTCTGATGGAGGCGGGCGTCGACTTCCGTGACATTCTCGAGGAGGACGAGTCCGTGATCGTGTACGCGGACCCGGATCAATTCCATGCTGTACAAGAGGCTTTCAAGCAGTCAGGCGTAACCGATTTCACCGTGGCAGAGATTACGATGCTAGCGCAGAACTACGTAACGATCCCAGCTGAATCGATGGCTCAGTTCGAGAAGATGATCGATGCGCTGGAGGATCTCG
Above is a genomic segment from Paenibacillus sp. YYML68 containing:
- a CDS encoding YebC/PmpR family DNA-binding transcriptional regulator, which encodes MGRKWNNIKEKKASKDANTSRVYAKFGIEIYVAAKRGEPDPESNRALKVVLERAKTYNVPRAIIDRALEKAKGASDEQYNELRYEGFGPNGSMVIVDALTNNVNRTASDVRACFTKNGGSMGVSGSVAYMFDQTAVIGVADKSMDDVLELLMEAGVDFRDILEEDESVIVYADPDQFHAVQEAFKQSGVTDFTVAEITMLAQNYVTIPAESMAQFEKMIDALEDLEDVQQVYHNVEFEE